One region of Hoeflea sp. 108 genomic DNA includes:
- a CDS encoding glycosyltransferase — translation MPAGKHDLIVVAMPLYGHAALAMEALESVLASTVANCRIAIVVSVDGDPRHEAFDLLLLYAASHPQIHVVFGPNAGPGGARNRAIDYVLENLPEAKALYLLDADNRVLPGTIETLYEQLLTSGCGWVYTNIDTFSVNWRAHYGNRYSRLVHCITDNICDTGSMISIDVFLAGVRFNDDRQNGFEDWEFWLSCIEHGFVGVPSHDTTFEYRLRAESRFKEANRERATSVSFLRKRHKALFQRPMLVEFEHEECPRYLFARTEDAAISFFTDPTKPPKMLRLDDIIPDFWASIGEPDNVHFPPFLIAGSGATLDLLRRSRMLPNVLCHLERLSEKANIVFVQLGNDATQRKIEPVILESGTSQAASPDLIFIPTSLVRDVIQNNALDWFASIGNQQVWPTSAVLKVRFPFPRSRPRRSLITPQQVMINCVNAIATSPLRQTAGARWTWRPARLVPFADLYKSLRKEIGGSPVLPLGHSDGKRTAALLVPNASFGGAEKVVYAAARELKKAGFETHLFVLGTQRMDVIDEFDASFDHIHFWNEGIPAWGGSGQFLGQDFIAEHHDVDWGALKGQLSGFDLVINNHVMSVHPLIARLRSEGTRTACYLHVVDNTSFKRPAGQPFAAIAHEHCYDSFLTCSEQLKIYLRSFGVPLEKVFAVANGASFSVPPKALAEVVSARRGERKDDRLRILYMGRFDQQKGIDRLAATIAELHAARVPVEIRAIGGEILADSAVSWTEQLKDLGVDVHPPVFASKELIKALGWADVLVMPSRWEGAPLMIAEAQQLGCVPIATGVGAVGELIIHGEDGILIDADVDSQVVRQMVGVIEEVARDRRKLVPLMEGCLNSAARRSWTSSFSEFLGWCDGAVNNSSLSRASIMRRPEAADVEVAAAG, via the coding sequence ATGCCCGCCGGTAAGCACGATCTGATTGTCGTGGCGATGCCGCTTTACGGCCATGCCGCGCTGGCCATGGAGGCGCTGGAATCCGTCCTGGCTTCGACTGTTGCCAATTGCCGGATCGCCATTGTCGTGTCGGTCGACGGCGACCCGCGGCACGAGGCTTTCGACCTGCTGCTGCTTTATGCAGCCAGCCATCCGCAGATACATGTGGTGTTCGGCCCCAATGCGGGGCCGGGCGGGGCGCGCAATCGCGCGATCGACTACGTGCTTGAAAACCTGCCTGAGGCCAAGGCGCTCTATCTGCTCGATGCCGACAACAGGGTCTTGCCGGGCACCATCGAGACGCTCTACGAGCAACTGCTCACAAGCGGCTGCGGCTGGGTCTACACCAACATCGACACCTTCTCGGTGAACTGGCGCGCGCACTACGGCAACCGCTATTCGCGGCTTGTCCACTGTATCACCGACAACATCTGCGACACCGGCTCGATGATCTCCATCGACGTCTTCCTGGCCGGCGTGCGCTTCAACGACGACCGGCAGAACGGCTTCGAGGATTGGGAGTTCTGGCTTTCCTGCATCGAACATGGGTTCGTCGGCGTCCCCTCGCACGACACCACCTTCGAATATCGGTTGCGGGCTGAAAGCCGCTTCAAGGAAGCCAATCGCGAACGTGCCACTTCGGTCAGCTTCCTGAGGAAGCGCCACAAGGCGCTTTTCCAGCGTCCGATGCTGGTCGAATTCGAGCATGAGGAATGCCCGCGCTATCTATTCGCGCGCACCGAAGATGCGGCCATCTCATTCTTCACCGACCCGACCAAGCCGCCGAAGATGCTTCGCCTCGACGACATCATCCCGGATTTCTGGGCTAGCATCGGCGAACCCGACAACGTCCACTTCCCGCCTTTCCTGATCGCCGGCAGCGGCGCGACGCTCGACCTTTTGCGACGGTCGCGCATGTTGCCCAATGTGCTTTGCCACCTGGAGCGCTTGAGTGAGAAGGCGAACATCGTCTTCGTCCAACTCGGCAACGATGCGACGCAGCGCAAGATCGAACCGGTGATCCTGGAGTCGGGCACCTCCCAGGCTGCTTCTCCGGACCTCATCTTCATTCCGACGTCGCTCGTGCGTGACGTGATCCAGAACAACGCGCTCGACTGGTTCGCCTCGATCGGCAACCAGCAAGTCTGGCCCACCTCGGCCGTGCTGAAGGTGCGGTTCCCGTTCCCGAGGAGCCGGCCGCGGCGGTCGCTGATCACGCCCCAGCAGGTGATGATCAACTGCGTCAACGCCATTGCAACGAGCCCGTTGCGCCAGACAGCCGGTGCGCGCTGGACATGGCGGCCGGCGCGGCTTGTGCCTTTCGCCGATTTGTACAAGTCGCTGCGCAAGGAGATCGGCGGCTCACCCGTCCTGCCGCTCGGCCACAGTGACGGCAAGCGCACTGCTGCGCTGCTCGTGCCCAATGCCTCGTTCGGCGGTGCCGAGAAGGTGGTCTATGCGGCTGCGCGCGAGCTGAAGAAGGCCGGGTTCGAGACCCATCTTTTCGTGCTCGGCACCCAGCGCATGGACGTCATCGACGAGTTCGATGCTAGCTTCGATCACATCCATTTCTGGAATGAGGGCATTCCGGCCTGGGGAGGTTCGGGCCAGTTCCTTGGCCAGGACTTCATCGCCGAGCACCACGACGTCGACTGGGGCGCGCTGAAGGGCCAGCTCTCGGGCTTCGACCTTGTCATCAACAACCACGTCATGTCGGTTCATCCGCTGATCGCGCGGCTGCGCTCGGAGGGAACGCGCACCGCCTGCTATCTGCACGTCGTCGACAACACCTCGTTCAAGCGACCGGCCGGCCAGCCCTTCGCGGCAATCGCCCATGAACATTGCTACGACTCTTTCCTGACGTGCTCGGAGCAGCTCAAGATCTACCTTCGCAGTTTCGGCGTGCCTCTCGAAAAGGTCTTCGCCGTGGCCAATGGCGCGAGCTTTTCGGTGCCTCCCAAGGCGCTTGCCGAAGTGGTGTCGGCAAGACGGGGAGAGCGCAAGGACGATCGGCTCCGCATCCTCTATATGGGACGGTTCGACCAGCAAAAGGGCATCGACCGCCTTGCTGCGACGATCGCAGAGCTGCACGCCGCGCGCGTTCCCGTCGAAATCAGGGCGATCGGAGGCGAGATTCTCGCCGATTCCGCCGTTTCCTGGACTGAGCAGCTGAAGGACCTCGGCGTCGACGTGCACCCGCCCGTCTTCGCCAGCAAGGAACTGATCAAGGCGCTGGGCTGGGCCGACGTGCTGGTCATGCCCTCGCGGTGGGAAGGCGCTCCCTTGATGATTGCTGAAGCCCAGCAACTCGGCTGCGTTCCCATCGCCACCGGCGTCGGTGCCGTGGGCGAACTCATCATCCATGGCGAAGACGGCATCCTCATCGATGCCGACGTCGATTCCCAGGTGGTGCGGCAGATGGTCGGGGTGATCGAGGAAGTTGCCCGCGATCGCCGCAAGCTCGTTCCGCTCATGGAGGGCTGCCTCAACTCGGCGGCTCGAAGGTCGTGGACAAGTTCATTTTCGGAATTCCTCGGTTGGTGTGACGGCGCGGTGAACAATTCATCGCTGTCGCGCGCATCGATCATGCGCCGGCCAGAGGCGGCCGACGTTGAGGTCGCGGCGGCGGGCTGA